A genomic region of Scyliorhinus canicula chromosome 4, sScyCan1.1, whole genome shotgun sequence contains the following coding sequences:
- the LOC119965485 gene encoding protocadherin-10-like isoform X1 has translation MVNAAMSGAYLLLLLCVLDPVSGQIHYSIPEELEHGEFVGNIAEDLALNVWELSARKFRLVSDEPMRYMEVNLENGKLFVRDRIDREQLCKQSSTCSLNLQIALDNPAEIHPIAVEILDVNDNSPRFPKSEFNLRINEIIAPGARFPLESAHDPDVGTNTVSNYYVSPNDHFGLKLQKRSDGSNSAQLLLTKYLDREKQATFQLVLTAVDGGFPPRSGTTRIRITVVDVNDNAPVFDQEMYRASVDENVASGTLVTKINAVDSDEGTNAELTYYFTSHVSQKLRELFTLDPATGEIRVQGLLDFEESSVYELDVQAVDNGSAGMVGHAKVVVGLIDTNDNAPDIDVTLVSSAVREDAPPGTVIAIVSVTDLDSGQYGEVQCQVPPQLPFNLQKSSRDNYKLVTTAMLNREIFPMYNISISAWDGGIPRLSANKAVLVSVTDVNDNTPRFTQSSKDVYLMENNTPGASIFAVTAVDPDIDSNGELSYSVSSNPLQNMSASAYVSINPKNGDVYALRSFDYEQLKHFQINVHAQDNGSPPLSSTALVNVIILDQNDNAPVIVTPLTWNNSATVGIPPQTVHPGYVVTKVIATDADSGQNARLSYHLLEATDPGLFSVDLHSGEIRATRNLRDQDLTTERIVLCVKDNGQPALSSTIAIFFSIMSNVTKKSSELNHKPRPLEYFSDINRYLIIILGLTSFLFLVIIIFLVVLKCKQDRNVAGDSCFTDCCYCRSNSDNSYIRRPAVIDQLNYSGPSQAEKYHYAVCLSPESSKSDFLFLKPCHPTLPFTDPVIPHSIA, from the coding sequence ATGGTGAATGCAGCGATGAGCGGGGCGTATCTTCTCTTGCTGCTTTGTGTGTTGGACCCGGTGTCGGGACAAATTCACTATTCAATACCTGAGGAATTGGAACATGGGGAATTTGTCGGGAATATCGCTGAGGATTTAGCATTAAACGTTTGGGAATTATCAGCTCGCAAATTTCGGCTGGTCTCCGATGAACCAATGCGATACATGGAGGTAAATCTGGAAAATGGGAAATTGTTTGTTCGTGATAGAATCGATCGGGAACAGTTGTGCAAGCAAAGCTCGACTTGTTCACTTAATTTGCAAATAGCGCTCGATAATCCGGCGGAAATACACCCCATTGCAGTGGAGATACTAGATGTTAACGACAATTCACCCAGATTCCCAAAGAGTGAATTTAACCTGCGGATTAATGAAATAATTGCGCCAGGAGCGCGCTTCCCCCTCGAGAGCGCGCACGATCCGGACGTGGGCACAAACACAGTCAGCAATTACTACGTCAGTCCAAATGATCACTTCGGTCTCAAATTGCAAAAAAGAAGTGACGGGAGTAACAGTGCTCAGTTGTTATTGACAAAATATTTGGACCGCGAGAAACAGGCAACATTTCAGTTGGTACTGACCGCAGTTGATGGCGGTTTTCCTCCGAGATCTGGTACAACTCGGATTCGGATCACTGTAGTGGACGTCAATGATAACGCGCCTGTATTTGATCAGGAAATGTACCGGGCGAGTGTAGACGAAAACGTTGCCAGCGGTACCTTGGTAACAAAAATTAATGCGGTTGATTCAGACGAAGGTACGAATGCTGAGCTGACATATTATTTTACAAGCCACGTTTCCCAAAAGTTGCGCGAATTGTTTACACTAGACCCGGCAACTGGAGAGATCAGAGTTCAAGGTTTACTGGATTTTGAGGAATCAAGCGTTTATGAACTTGACGTACAAGCAGTGGACAATGGGTCGGCCGGAATGGTAGGACATGCTAAAGTTGTAGTCGGACTAATCGACACGAATGATAACGCTCCCGACATTGACGTGACCTTGGTGTCCAGCGCTGTGAGGGAAGATGCTCCTCCGGGGACTGTGATAGCTATTGTCAGTGTAACAGATTTAGATTCTGGCCAATATGGAGAGGTTCAGTGTCAGGTTCCACCGCAGCTTCCTTTCAACCTTCAAAAATCTTCGAGGGACAACTACAAACTCGTTACCACAGCCATGCTGAATCGCGAAATCTTCCCGATGTACAACATTTCCATTTCTGCCTGGGACGGAGGGATTCCCCGTCTTTCAGCAAACAAAGCTGTCTTAGTTTCAGTAACTGATGTAAACGACAACACCCCAAGGTTTACACAATCTTCCAAAGATGTATATCTGATGGAGAATAACACTCCCGGTGCTTCTATCTTTGCTGTTACTGCTGTGGACCCTGATATAGATTCCAATGGGGAGTTATCATATTCTGTTTCATCCAATCCGTTACAAAACATGTCTGCATCTGCTTATGTCAGCATTAACCCAAAAAATGGTGACGTTTACGCACTGCGTTCCTTTGACTATGAGCAACTGAAACATTTTCAGATCAATGTCCATGCTCAGGATAACGGATCTCCCCCACTGAGCAGCACGGCCTTGGTGAATGTTATTATCTTGGATCAAAATGACAATGCTCCTGTCATTGTCACGCCATTGACCTGGaacaattcagcaactgtggggATTCCGCCCCAAACAGTACATCCAGGTTACGTCGTCACGAAGGTAATAGCGACGGATGCGGATTCTGGTCAGAATGCACGACTTTCATATCATCTGTTGGAGGCGACAGATCCGGGCCTGTTTTCTGTGGATCTTCACTCTGGTGAAATTAGAGCAACTCGCAATTTGAGAGATCAAGACCTCACCACAGAGAGAATCGTCCTCTGCGTCAAGGACAATGGTCAACCAGCTCTCTCCAGTACGATCGCAATTTTCTTTTCAATCATGTCTAATGTTACTAAAAAATCTTCGGAGCTAAATCACAAACCAAGACCTTTGGAATATTTTTCGGATATCAATCGTTATTTAATCATCATATTGGGATTAACATCCTTCTTGTTTCTTGTAATCATCATTTTTCTGGTTGTCCTAAAATGTAAACAAGACAGAAACGTTGCGGGAGACAGTTGTTTTACAGATTGCTGTTACTGCCGGAGCAATTCAGACAATAGCTACATTCGGAGACCAGCAGTAATCGACCAATTAAATTACAGTGGGCCAAGTCAGGCTGAAAAATACCATTATGCCGTCTGTTTATCTCCAGAATCATCCAAAAGTGATTTTCTGTTTCTGAAGCCTTGTCATCCTACCCTTCCTTTCACGGACCCGGTCATCCCACACTCAATCGCATAA
- the LOC119965485 gene encoding protocadherin-10-like isoform X2: MVNAAMSGAYLLLLLCVLDPVSGQIHYSIPEELEHGEFVGNIAEDLALNVWELSARKFRLVSDEPMRYMEVNLENGKLFVRDRIDREQLCKQSSTCSLNLQIALDNPAEIHPIAVEILDVNDNSPRFPKSEFNLRINEIIAPGARFPLESAHDPDVGTNTVSNYYVSPNDHFGLKLQKRSDGSNSAQLLLTKYLDREKQATFQLVLTAVDGGFPPRSGTTRIRITVVDVNDNAPVFDQEMYRASVDENVASGTLVTKINAVDSDEGTNAELTYYFTSHVSQKLRELFTLDPATGEIRVQGLLDFEESSVYELDVQAVDNGSAGMVGHAKVVVGLIDTNDNAPDIDVTLVSSAVREDAPPGTVIAIVSVTDLDSGQYGEVQCQVPPQLPFNLQKSSRDNYKLVTTAMLNREIFPMYNISISAWDGGIPRLSANKAVLVSVTDVNDNTPRFTQSSKDVYLMENNTPGASIFAVTAVDPDIDSNGELSYSVSSNPLQNMSASAYVSINPKNGDVYALRSFDYEQLKHFQINVHAQDNGSPPLSSTALVNVIILDQNDNAPVIVTPLTWNNSATVGIPPQTVHPGYVVTKVIATDADSGQNARLSYHLLEATDPGLFSVDLHSGEIRATRNLRDQDLTTERIVLCVKDNGQPALSNFSPEHI; encoded by the exons ATGGTGAATGCAGCGATGAGCGGGGCGTATCTTCTCTTGCTGCTTTGTGTGTTGGACCCGGTGTCGGGACAAATTCACTATTCAATACCTGAGGAATTGGAACATGGGGAATTTGTCGGGAATATCGCTGAGGATTTAGCATTAAACGTTTGGGAATTATCAGCTCGCAAATTTCGGCTGGTCTCCGATGAACCAATGCGATACATGGAGGTAAATCTGGAAAATGGGAAATTGTTTGTTCGTGATAGAATCGATCGGGAACAGTTGTGCAAGCAAAGCTCGACTTGTTCACTTAATTTGCAAATAGCGCTCGATAATCCGGCGGAAATACACCCCATTGCAGTGGAGATACTAGATGTTAACGACAATTCACCCAGATTCCCAAAGAGTGAATTTAACCTGCGGATTAATGAAATAATTGCGCCAGGAGCGCGCTTCCCCCTCGAGAGCGCGCACGATCCGGACGTGGGCACAAACACAGTCAGCAATTACTACGTCAGTCCAAATGATCACTTCGGTCTCAAATTGCAAAAAAGAAGTGACGGGAGTAACAGTGCTCAGTTGTTATTGACAAAATATTTGGACCGCGAGAAACAGGCAACATTTCAGTTGGTACTGACCGCAGTTGATGGCGGTTTTCCTCCGAGATCTGGTACAACTCGGATTCGGATCACTGTAGTGGACGTCAATGATAACGCGCCTGTATTTGATCAGGAAATGTACCGGGCGAGTGTAGACGAAAACGTTGCCAGCGGTACCTTGGTAACAAAAATTAATGCGGTTGATTCAGACGAAGGTACGAATGCTGAGCTGACATATTATTTTACAAGCCACGTTTCCCAAAAGTTGCGCGAATTGTTTACACTAGACCCGGCAACTGGAGAGATCAGAGTTCAAGGTTTACTGGATTTTGAGGAATCAAGCGTTTATGAACTTGACGTACAAGCAGTGGACAATGGGTCGGCCGGAATGGTAGGACATGCTAAAGTTGTAGTCGGACTAATCGACACGAATGATAACGCTCCCGACATTGACGTGACCTTGGTGTCCAGCGCTGTGAGGGAAGATGCTCCTCCGGGGACTGTGATAGCTATTGTCAGTGTAACAGATTTAGATTCTGGCCAATATGGAGAGGTTCAGTGTCAGGTTCCACCGCAGCTTCCTTTCAACCTTCAAAAATCTTCGAGGGACAACTACAAACTCGTTACCACAGCCATGCTGAATCGCGAAATCTTCCCGATGTACAACATTTCCATTTCTGCCTGGGACGGAGGGATTCCCCGTCTTTCAGCAAACAAAGCTGTCTTAGTTTCAGTAACTGATGTAAACGACAACACCCCAAGGTTTACACAATCTTCCAAAGATGTATATCTGATGGAGAATAACACTCCCGGTGCTTCTATCTTTGCTGTTACTGCTGTGGACCCTGATATAGATTCCAATGGGGAGTTATCATATTCTGTTTCATCCAATCCGTTACAAAACATGTCTGCATCTGCTTATGTCAGCATTAACCCAAAAAATGGTGACGTTTACGCACTGCGTTCCTTTGACTATGAGCAACTGAAACATTTTCAGATCAATGTCCATGCTCAGGATAACGGATCTCCCCCACTGAGCAGCACGGCCTTGGTGAATGTTATTATCTTGGATCAAAATGACAATGCTCCTGTCATTGTCACGCCATTGACCTGGaacaattcagcaactgtggggATTCCGCCCCAAACAGTACATCCAGGTTACGTCGTCACGAAGGTAATAGCGACGGATGCGGATTCTGGTCAGAATGCACGACTTTCATATCATCTGTTGGAGGCGACAGATCCGGGCCTGTTTTCTGTGGATCTTCACTCTGGTGAAATTAGAGCAACTCGCAATTTGAGAGATCAAGACCTCACCACAGAGAGAATCGTCCTCTGCGTCAAGGACAATGGTCAACCAGCTCTCTCCA ATTTCAGTCCTGAACATATTTAA